One stretch of Pseudomonas sp. NC02 DNA includes these proteins:
- a CDS encoding cytochrome b/b6 domain-containing protein, translating into MPATSLRLWDPVVRVFHLSIAGVFVANYFFNEAGDDWHVWLGYYAMAWLLVRLVWGFVGPRSARWADFWPTPERLMGHVRSLLNRRPQHRLGHSPIGALVMILMLLALLAIGASGFLMQEVDALWGADWPLLLHETAANVLAGLVGVHVLAALFESIQVRDNLPLSMLTGRRRRLPDDRAQ; encoded by the coding sequence ATGCCAGCCACCTCCCTGCGCCTCTGGGACCCGGTGGTGAGGGTGTTTCACCTCTCCATCGCCGGCGTCTTTGTGGCCAATTACTTCTTCAACGAAGCAGGCGACGACTGGCACGTATGGCTGGGCTATTACGCCATGGCCTGGTTGCTGGTGCGGTTGGTGTGGGGATTTGTCGGTCCGCGCAGCGCGCGCTGGGCGGACTTCTGGCCAACACCGGAACGGCTCATGGGCCATGTGCGTTCACTGCTCAACCGCCGGCCGCAGCACCGCCTGGGCCATTCGCCCATTGGCGCGCTGGTGATGATTCTGATGTTGCTGGCGCTGCTGGCTATCGGTGCCAGTGGCTTTTTGATGCAGGAAGTCGACGCCCTGTGGGGCGCCGATTGGCCGCTGCTGTTGCACGAAACTGCCGCCAATGTACTGGCCGGCCTGGTAGGCGTGCATGTGCTGGCGGCGTTGTTTGAAAGTATCCAGGTGCGGGACAACCTGCCGTTATCCATGCTCACCGGCCGCAGGAGGCGCCTGCCGGATGACCGTGCGCAGTAA
- a CDS encoding PepSY domain-containing protein, translating to MRKILLLSLIIASPMAFAGPQCTTAERSQWQDQKAFQEQLKAQGYEISKFKVTDGNCYEIYGFDKDKRKVEIYHDPVTGKAVKTEIKG from the coding sequence ATGCGCAAAATTCTCTTGCTGTCGCTGATTATCGCCAGCCCCATGGCCTTCGCCGGCCCGCAATGCACCACTGCCGAGCGCTCGCAATGGCAGGACCAGAAGGCCTTTCAGGAGCAACTCAAGGCCCAGGGCTACGAGATCAGCAAGTTCAAGGTTACTGACGGCAACTGCTACGAGATCTATGGCTTTGACAAGGACAAGCGCAAGGTCGAGATCTACCACGATCCAGTCACCGGCAAGGCCGTGAAGACAGAGATCAAGGGCTGA
- a CDS encoding MaoC family dehydratase, whose amino-acid sequence MRDFTMGSVPIAEITVGMKASYSQTITDADIKAFAGISGDHNPVHVDREYAEASRFGKRIAHGLMSAGFFSAIFGTKIPGPGCVYVSQSLNFLRPVYIDDTIVAEVTVTKVDLEKRRVFFDTICSVKGKKVISGSAEIFIPNK is encoded by the coding sequence ATGAGAGACTTTACCATGGGGTCCGTTCCCATTGCTGAAATTACAGTTGGAATGAAGGCAAGCTACTCTCAAACTATAACGGACGCTGATATCAAGGCATTTGCAGGTATTAGTGGCGACCACAACCCTGTACACGTCGACAGAGAATATGCTGAGGCTTCAAGGTTTGGCAAGCGTATCGCACATGGATTAATGTCTGCTGGTTTTTTCTCTGCCATATTCGGCACAAAAATCCCGGGGCCTGGTTGTGTGTATGTATCGCAGAGCCTGAATTTTTTACGCCCCGTCTATATTGACGACACTATCGTTGCAGAAGTTACAGTAACTAAAGTAGACTTGGAAAAACGCCGAGTTTTTTTCGATACTATCTGTAGCGTAAAAGGCAAGAAAGTCATTAGCGGATCTGCAGAAATCTTTATCCCAAACAAATAG
- the queA gene encoding tRNA preQ1(34) S-adenosylmethionine ribosyltransferase-isomerase QueA: MRVADFTFELPDSLIARHPLAERRASRLLTLDGVSGALAHRQFTDLLEHLRPGDLMVFNNTRVIPARLFGQKASGGKLEILVERVLDSHRVLAHVRSSKSPKPGSKILIDGGGEAEMLARHDALFELGFAEEVLPLLERVGHMPLPPYIDRPDEDSDRERYQTVYSQRLGAVAAPTAGLHFDQPLLDAIAAKGVETAYVTLHVGAGTFQPVRVDNIEDHHMHSEWLEVSQDVVDAVEACKARGGRVVAVGTTSVRSLESAARDGVLKPFSGDTDIFIYPGRPFHVVDALVTNFHLPESTLLMLVSAFAGYPETMAAYQAAIDNGYRFFSYGDAMFITRNPAPRGPEEQS, from the coding sequence ATGCGCGTTGCTGACTTTACTTTTGAGCTCCCTGATTCGCTGATCGCTCGCCATCCTTTGGCCGAGCGTCGCGCCAGTCGACTGCTGACCCTGGACGGGGTCAGCGGTGCCCTCGCACACCGTCAATTCACTGATTTGCTTGAGCATTTACGCCCAGGCGACTTGATGGTTTTCAACAATACCCGGGTGATTCCGGCTCGCCTTTTTGGCCAGAAAGCATCCGGCGGCAAGCTGGAAATTCTGGTGGAGCGGGTGCTGGACAGCCATCGCGTGCTGGCCCATGTGCGCTCCAGCAAGTCGCCGAAACCGGGTTCGAAGATCCTTATCGATGGCGGTGGCGAAGCAGAAATGCTGGCCCGTCATGATGCGTTGTTCGAGCTTGGGTTTGCCGAGGAAGTGTTGCCGCTGCTGGAACGCGTCGGCCATATGCCGTTGCCTCCTTATATAGACCGCCCGGATGAAGACTCGGACCGCGAGCGTTATCAGACGGTGTATTCCCAGCGACTGGGCGCGGTGGCTGCACCGACGGCGGGGCTGCATTTCGACCAGCCGCTGCTGGATGCGATTGCCGCCAAAGGCGTTGAAACGGCCTATGTGACCCTGCACGTGGGGGCCGGCACGTTTCAGCCGGTGCGTGTGGATAACATCGAAGACCACCATATGCACAGCGAGTGGCTGGAAGTCAGCCAGGACGTCGTGGATGCGGTTGAAGCGTGCAAGGCGCGCGGCGGGCGGGTGGTGGCGGTCGGTACGACCAGCGTGCGCTCGCTGGAAAGCGCGGCGCGCGATGGCGTGCTCAAGCCGTTCAGTGGCGACACAGACATCTTTATATACCCGGGCCGGCCGTTTCATGTGGTCGATGCCCTGGTGACCAATTTCCATTTGCCGGAATCCACGCTGTTGATGCTGGTGTCGGCATTTGCCGGTTATCCCGAGACCATGGCCGCTTATCAAGCCGCCATCGATAACGGATACCGTTTTTTCAGCTACGGTGATGCGATGTTTATCACCCGTAATCCGGCGCCGCGCGGCCCAGAGGAACAATCATGA
- the tgt gene encoding tRNA guanosine(34) transglycosylase Tgt — MSFELLATDGKARRGRLTFPRGTVETPAFMPVGTYGTVKGMLPRDIVATGAEIILGNTFHLWLRPGTEVIKKHGDLHDFMKWQGPILTDSGGFQVFSLGAMRKIKEEGVTFASPVDGAKVFMGPEESMQVQRDLGSDIVMIFDECTPYPADEDVARISMELSLRWAQRSKNAHGDNTAALFGIVQGGMHESLRKRSLEGLDKIGFDGLAIGGLSVGEPKHEMIKVLDYLPGLMPADKPRYLMGVGKPEDLVEGVRRGVDMFDCVMPTRNARNGHLFIDTGVLKIRNAFHRHDESPLDPTCDCYTCQNFSRAYLHHLDKCGEMLGSMLNTIHNLRHYQVLMAGLREAIQQGTLAAFVDAFYAKRGLPVPPLD; from the coding sequence ATGTCGTTTGAATTGCTGGCCACGGATGGTAAAGCTCGCCGCGGCCGTTTGACTTTCCCTCGCGGTACCGTCGAGACCCCGGCCTTTATGCCGGTCGGTACCTACGGCACGGTAAAAGGCATGCTGCCGCGTGACATCGTCGCCACGGGCGCCGAGATCATCCTCGGCAACACCTTCCACCTGTGGCTGCGCCCGGGCACCGAAGTGATCAAGAAGCATGGCGACCTGCATGACTTCATGAAGTGGCAAGGCCCGATCCTCACTGACTCCGGTGGTTTCCAGGTGTTCAGCCTGGGCGCCATGCGCAAGATCAAGGAGGAGGGCGTGACCTTCGCCTCCCCGGTGGACGGCGCCAAAGTGTTCATGGGCCCGGAAGAGTCGATGCAGGTGCAACGTGACCTGGGCTCCGACATCGTGATGATTTTCGACGAGTGCACGCCGTACCCGGCCGATGAAGACGTTGCGCGGATTTCCATGGAACTGTCGTTGCGTTGGGCCCAGCGCTCGAAAAACGCCCATGGCGATAACACCGCTGCCCTATTCGGTATTGTGCAGGGCGGCATGCATGAAAGCTTGCGCAAGCGCTCGCTCGAAGGCCTGGACAAGATCGGCTTCGACGGCCTGGCCATCGGCGGCCTGTCAGTGGGCGAGCCCAAGCACGAGATGATCAAGGTGCTGGATTACCTGCCGGGCCTGATGCCGGCTGACAAACCTCGTTACCTTATGGGCGTTGGCAAACCGGAGGATCTCGTAGAGGGTGTGCGCCGCGGTGTGGACATGTTCGATTGCGTGATGCCAACCCGTAATGCCCGCAATGGGCATCTGTTCATCGATACAGGCGTGCTGAAGATCCGTAACGCGTTCCATCGCCATGATGAATCGCCGCTGGATCCTACCTGTGACTGCTACACCTGCCAGAACTTCTCGCGCGCTTATCTGCACCATCTGGACAAGTGTGGGGAAATGCTGGGTAGCATGTTGAATACCATCCACAATTTGCGTCACTACCAAGTCCTGATGGCTGGTTTGCGCGAGGCTATTCAACAGGGTACATTGGCCGCCTTCGTCGATGCCTTCTATGCCAAGCGCGGGCTGCCTGTGCCGCCCTTGGACTGA
- a CDS encoding DUF3916 domain-containing protein, with amino-acid sequence MRRLALSDKKLRNIPRRLREISRWADSFEGWFLEDFPVRRGFENFKIPVIETLVEGKQTTPAIQAHCAQQLINAAAHLIQARPDETPECWIVAAILVPDMFSSEVCVYIDKSRYLGAILPFDYDYFRQTRITGRSLANEWGLIIPPGLHEVGFHFIHEDEDGEQFESEHWYFGEVSSSDEDPGGDRWKYKTFKAFQAEHPHLFSTAP; translated from the coding sequence ATGCGTCGTCTTGCACTTTCAGACAAAAAACTCCGCAACATCCCCAGGCGCTTGCGCGAAATAAGCCGATGGGCAGATAGTTTCGAAGGCTGGTTTTTAGAAGACTTCCCAGTGAGGCGAGGATTTGAAAACTTCAAAATCCCCGTCATAGAAACCTTGGTCGAAGGCAAGCAAACAACCCCGGCGATCCAGGCACACTGCGCTCAGCAATTGATCAACGCGGCCGCGCACCTGATTCAAGCCCGGCCCGATGAAACACCTGAATGCTGGATCGTAGCAGCCATTCTTGTGCCCGACATGTTCTCAAGCGAAGTCTGCGTCTACATCGATAAAAGCCGCTACCTCGGCGCTATTCTGCCCTTCGACTACGACTACTTTCGCCAAACCCGAATAACGGGCAGAAGCCTTGCAAACGAATGGGGGTTGATCATCCCCCCAGGCCTACACGAGGTGGGTTTTCACTTCATCCACGAAGATGAGGACGGAGAACAGTTCGAGTCAGAGCATTGGTATTTCGGCGAGGTCAGTTCATCGGATGAAGACCCGGGCGGCGACCGCTGGAAGTACAAGACTTTCAAAGCATTTCAGGCAGAACATCCGCATTTATTCAGCACAGCACCATAG
- a CDS encoding LysE family translocator, which yields MPELSSLLAYGLISLGMVLTPGPNMIYLISRSICQGRLAGLISLGGVAMGFVVYMFCAALGITALVMAVPYAYDALRLGGALYLVYLAWQAVKPGGRSPFQVRDLPKDSPRKLFMMGFVTNLLNPKVAVMYLSLLPQFIDPNGHGSVLSQSLVLGFTQIMISVSVNGLIALMAGSIAGFFIRKPVWQTVQRWLMGSVLMGLAVRMAVEGRR from the coding sequence ATGCCCGAACTCTCCAGCCTGCTTGCCTACGGCCTGATCTCGCTCGGCATGGTACTGACGCCCGGCCCGAACATGATTTACCTCATTTCGCGGTCGATCTGCCAGGGGCGATTGGCCGGGCTGATTTCCCTGGGCGGCGTTGCGATGGGTTTTGTCGTCTATATGTTCTGCGCGGCATTGGGTATCACCGCGTTGGTGATGGCGGTTCCCTATGCCTACGACGCGCTGCGGCTCGGCGGGGCGCTGTATCTGGTTTACCTGGCCTGGCAGGCGGTGAAGCCGGGTGGCCGGTCGCCGTTCCAGGTGCGGGACTTGCCCAAGGACAGCCCGCGCAAGCTGTTCATGATGGGCTTTGTCACCAACCTGCTGAATCCCAAAGTGGCAGTGATGTATCTGTCGTTGCTGCCCCAGTTTATCGACCCCAACGGGCACGGCAGTGTGCTCTCGCAATCGCTGGTACTGGGCTTTACGCAGATCATGATCAGCGTTAGCGTCAACGGGCTGATCGCTCTGATGGCGGGCTCGATCGCGGGGTTCTTCATCCGCAAACCGGTCTGGCAAACCGTACAGCGCTGGTTGATGGGCTCGGTGCTGATGGGCCTGGCTGTACGCATGGCGGTCGAAGGCAGGCGTTAA
- a CDS encoding S-type pyocin domain-containing protein, translating into MTERAYPITEEEQLKRRILTPQPKQIPYSPFIDLYEAPPAPTPEPARIPGHVFAKSCQLPDGIISYNNPTGYVPLELIKDYGHFTLLGGREVDSQGGVSLRKISGSALPVGLGQLVLRTSALESAAAAVGAAAGGLLAGLVALAWPSELGDSALYSEEQLRHLQKARSRMRLHIEQRDDGTLKGYGFYTGKNTDWQMIDVVQFQSRDSQFVADLGEGVELIWTPAIDPGDTLGIPALEAAPQAPVMWIYPPTEAAEQILVNPIYPPEYRDFILVFPVESGVRPLYVVVSVRAGDHKYHSAPGTDEITGFLNLSKAKPKTPKQGGAGLRERWIDDKGRIIYEWDSQHGELEAYRASDGSHLGAFNHITGERLKKPKKKRNIKKFL; encoded by the coding sequence ATGACAGAGCGCGCGTATCCAATTACCGAAGAAGAGCAGCTGAAGCGGCGAATCCTGACGCCGCAGCCTAAGCAGATTCCGTATTCACCGTTCATTGATTTGTATGAAGCCCCTCCCGCGCCCACGCCTGAACCCGCGAGAATTCCAGGCCATGTATTCGCCAAGTCGTGCCAGTTGCCCGACGGGATCATCAGCTACAACAACCCCACCGGTTATGTGCCGCTTGAGCTGATCAAGGATTACGGCCACTTCACGCTGTTAGGCGGACGGGAAGTGGACAGCCAAGGCGGCGTTTCCCTCAGGAAAATCAGCGGTAGTGCCCTACCCGTTGGGCTTGGCCAGCTTGTGCTGCGTACATCCGCGTTGGAGTCCGCGGCTGCGGCGGTCGGTGCCGCCGCTGGGGGTTTGCTTGCAGGGCTGGTGGCGCTGGCCTGGCCGTCGGAGCTTGGCGACAGTGCGCTCTATAGCGAAGAGCAGCTTCGTCACCTGCAAAAAGCCCGCTCGCGGATGCGCTTGCATATCGAGCAACGCGACGACGGGACGCTCAAGGGGTATGGGTTTTACACCGGTAAAAATACCGACTGGCAGATGATCGATGTGGTGCAGTTTCAGAGTCGTGACAGTCAGTTCGTGGCGGATCTTGGCGAGGGTGTGGAGCTGATTTGGACGCCGGCCATTGATCCTGGCGACACCCTTGGCATTCCGGCATTGGAAGCTGCACCGCAAGCTCCGGTGATGTGGATTTATCCGCCGACGGAGGCTGCCGAGCAGATTCTGGTTAACCCGATTTATCCGCCGGAGTATCGGGATTTTATTCTGGTGTTTCCGGTGGAGTCGGGGGTTCGGCCGCTGTATGTGGTGGTTAGCGTTAGGGCGGGCGATCACAAATACCATTCCGCTCCCGGCACAGACGAAATCACCGGTTTCCTAAACCTGAGCAAGGCAAAACCCAAGACCCCAAAGCAAGGTGGGGCAGGGCTTAGAGAGCGCTGGATTGATGACAAAGGACGGATAATTTACGAGTGGGACTCGCAGCACGGCGAACTAGAGGCGTATAGAGCAAGCGATGGCAGTCACTTGGGGGCGTTCAACCACATAACTGGTGAACGGCTGAAAAAGCCTAAGAAAAAACGAAATATCAAAAAATTTTTGTGA
- a CDS encoding PH domain-containing protein, which yields MIDFNNKGFFKLKQNNEYAERVSSLLLDDEQVIDSYKAMRDGVVFTTKRIIAVNVQGITGSKKDFTSLPYKNIVAYSVETSGTFDLDSELEIYFSAVGKVKFEFTGKTSIVEISRVISRHVL from the coding sequence ATGATCGACTTCAACAACAAAGGCTTCTTCAAGCTCAAGCAGAACAACGAATACGCCGAGCGCGTTTCGTCATTGCTGCTGGATGATGAGCAGGTCATCGATTCCTATAAGGCCATGCGCGATGGGGTGGTGTTCACCACCAAGCGCATCATCGCCGTGAACGTGCAAGGGATTACCGGCAGCAAAAAAGACTTCACGTCCCTGCCGTACAAAAACATCGTCGCGTATTCGGTGGAAACCTCCGGGACGTTCGATCTGGATTCGGAGCTGGAGATTTACTTTTCGGCGGTGGGGAAAGTGAAGTTTGAGTTCACGGGGAAGACGTCGATTGTTGAGATATCGAGGGTGATTTCCCGGCATGTGCTTTGA
- a CDS encoding sensor histidine kinase: MNSVRARILIPVLVLILLGDGLISWLVLRDSHHEIEEVYDAQLAQSARLLQGVLRQRDPGDADWDRLYQAFDQAMSRVGEDGAAHPYETRLTFQVWRADGQLLVRSTDAPILNAPPTTLGPHDLMENGNDWCAFMLADMQQGLLIWVGERDDIRQDVIQRIIRHTLWPILIGVPLLALLIWLTIGWGLKPLRAMAQAIRGRDSNTLRPLQLEPLPADLEPMQTALNRLLVQVDDLLERERRFIADAAHELRTPLAILRIHAQNAQSAETEEQRREALDFLVNGVDRATRIGSQLLTMARIEPQLNNTVRVRVPLTELVREELAELTPLAMEKGVELVLEGDEECWIETDPIALAIALQNLVTNALNFSPAGSEVRVVVREEDSGVVQLCVEDAGPGIDEGEIGRLFERFYSRGNANGAGLGLAIVQMIVGKIGGRLELYNREVGGLCARLSFSEGAA; this comes from the coding sequence ATGAACTCGGTCCGCGCGCGCATCCTCATTCCGGTACTGGTGCTGATCCTGCTGGGTGATGGCCTGATCAGTTGGCTGGTGCTGCGGGACAGCCACCACGAAATCGAAGAAGTCTACGACGCTCAACTCGCCCAAAGCGCCCGTTTGCTGCAAGGCGTACTACGCCAGCGCGATCCCGGCGATGCCGACTGGGACCGCCTCTACCAGGCTTTCGATCAAGCCATGAGCCGTGTCGGCGAAGACGGCGCCGCGCACCCCTACGAAACCCGCCTGACCTTCCAGGTATGGCGCGCCGACGGCCAACTGCTGGTGCGCTCCACCGACGCGCCGATCCTCAACGCACCGCCCACCACCCTCGGGCCTCACGACCTGATGGAAAACGGCAATGACTGGTGCGCGTTCATGCTCGCCGACATGCAACAAGGCCTGCTGATCTGGGTGGGCGAGCGCGACGACATTCGCCAGGACGTGATCCAGCGCATCATCCGCCACACCCTCTGGCCCATCCTGATTGGCGTGCCGCTGCTGGCGTTGTTGATCTGGCTGACCATCGGCTGGGGCCTCAAGCCCCTGCGCGCCATGGCCCAGGCCATTCGCGGGCGGGACAGCAATACGTTGCGACCGCTGCAACTTGAACCGTTGCCGGCGGACCTGGAACCGATGCAAACCGCGCTGAACCGCCTGCTGGTGCAGGTGGATGACCTGCTGGAGCGGGAGCGTCGGTTTATCGCGGACGCGGCGCATGAACTGCGCACGCCGTTGGCGATATTGCGCATTCACGCGCAGAACGCCCAGAGCGCGGAAACCGAGGAGCAGCGGCGAGAGGCGTTGGACTTCCTGGTGAATGGCGTGGACCGGGCGACGCGTATTGGCAGCCAACTGCTGACCATGGCGCGCATCGAGCCGCAGTTGAACAACACCGTACGAGTGCGTGTGCCGTTGACGGAGTTGGTGCGCGAAGAACTTGCGGAACTGACGCCCCTGGCGATGGAGAAAGGCGTTGAGTTGGTGCTGGAAGGGGATGAGGAATGCTGGATTGAAACGGACCCGATAGCGTTGGCGATTGCGCTGCAGAACCTGGTGACCAATGCGCTGAATTTCTCGCCGGCGGGGAGTGAGGTGAGGGTGGTGGTGCGGGAGGAGGATTCGGGCGTGGTGCAGCTGTGTGTGGAGGATGCGGGGCCGGGGATTGATGAAGGGGAGATTGGGCGGTTGTTCGAGCGGTTTTATAGTCGTGGGAATGCGAATGGGGCGGGGTTGGGGTTGGCGATTGTGCAGATGATCGTGGGGAAGATTGGGGGGCGGTTGGAGTTGTATAACCGGGAGGTGGGTGGGTTGTGTGCGCGGTTGAGTTTTAGCGAGGGGGCTGCTTGA
- a CDS encoding acetyltransferase: MNTYAIVGAGGFGREVLPLVREKLGVLSEEKFQIVFVDDGSQAAEINGVAVMTTAEFNALSSGKKFFNIAIGNSRIRERIAAEMISSGALPFTIHSINNSVSLDCNVIGEGAILCPFTTITSNTKIGKYFHANLYSYVAHDCTIGDFVTFAPSVKCNGNVTIEDHAYIGTGAIIKQGTPEKPIVIGEGAVVGMGAVVTKSVAPGTVVVGNPAKPLRKGLGS, translated from the coding sequence ATGAATACTTATGCAATTGTTGGAGCTGGGGGATTTGGCCGAGAAGTGCTGCCACTCGTAAGAGAGAAACTCGGCGTGCTCAGCGAGGAAAAATTTCAGATTGTATTTGTCGATGATGGATCGCAAGCGGCAGAGATTAACGGCGTAGCAGTGATGACCACCGCTGAATTCAATGCATTGTCATCAGGCAAAAAATTCTTCAACATCGCCATAGGTAATAGCAGGATTCGCGAGCGAATTGCCGCCGAAATGATTTCTTCGGGAGCGCTGCCATTCACAATACACTCCATCAATAACAGTGTAAGTTTAGACTGCAACGTAATAGGTGAGGGCGCAATTTTATGCCCATTCACAACCATTACATCCAATACAAAAATCGGGAAATACTTTCACGCCAACCTGTACTCTTATGTCGCACATGATTGCACGATAGGTGACTTCGTAACTTTCGCACCAAGCGTAAAATGTAACGGTAACGTCACCATAGAAGATCATGCCTATATAGGAACAGGTGCCATTATTAAGCAGGGAACACCAGAAAAACCAATTGTCATTGGTGAAGGGGCTGTTGTTGGGATGGGAGCCGTAGTGACCAAGAGCGTTGCACCGGGCACCGTAGTTGTCGGAAACCCGGCCAAACCACTTCGAAAGGGACTGGGCAGCTGA
- a CDS encoding response regulator produces MRLLLVEDDRALGQGIRVALGAEGYTLDWLQDGVSALHALRTESFDLLLLDLGLPRLDGLTLLQTLRAEQYDLPVLILTARDGTAERIAGLDAGADDYLVKPFDVEEFKARVRALLRRSQGRAQPLLEHAGVSLDPATQQVSYQGEDVVVTPMEYQLLHQLMVRPGKVVTRERLSRALYGWQDRVESNTLEVLIHNLRKKLSTELIRTVRGVGYVVELKP; encoded by the coding sequence ATGCGCCTGCTCCTTGTCGAAGATGATCGTGCCCTTGGCCAAGGGATCCGCGTGGCCCTGGGCGCCGAAGGCTACACCCTGGACTGGTTGCAGGATGGCGTCAGCGCCTTGCACGCGTTACGCACCGAAAGCTTCGACCTGCTGCTGCTCGACCTCGGCCTGCCGCGCCTTGACGGCCTCACACTCCTGCAAACCCTGCGCGCCGAGCAATACGACCTGCCGGTGCTGATCCTTACCGCACGCGACGGCACCGCCGAGCGCATCGCCGGCCTGGACGCCGGCGCCGACGACTACCTGGTCAAACCCTTCGACGTCGAAGAGTTCAAGGCCCGTGTGCGCGCCCTGTTGCGCCGCAGCCAGGGCCGCGCGCAGCCATTGCTGGAGCATGCGGGCGTGAGCCTGGACCCGGCGACCCAACAGGTCAGCTATCAAGGCGAGGACGTTGTGGTCACGCCGATGGAATACCAACTGCTCCATCAACTGATGGTGCGCCCCGGCAAAGTCGTCACCCGCGAGCGGTTGTCCCGCGCGCTGTACGGCTGGCAGGACCGCGTCGAAAGCAACACCCTCGAAGTCCTTATCCACAACCTGCGCAAAAAACTCTCCACCGAACTGATCCGCACCGTACGCGGCGTGGGCTACGTGGTGGAACTCAAGCCATGA
- a CDS encoding colicin E3-like toxin immunity protein has product MGLKLRLEWFDKSTELGLGIERSADLGEDYTVVDSLRLSVEDDINNGMFQLREEWLLTIQPLFSHKIISSESDYFLALDYRKSW; this is encoded by the coding sequence ATGGGACTGAAATTAAGACTGGAATGGTTCGATAAGTCGACAGAGCTTGGTTTAGGCATAGAGCGCTCCGCAGACTTGGGCGAGGACTATACCGTTGTCGACTCGCTCAGACTGTCCGTTGAAGACGACATTAACAACGGAATGTTCCAGCTGCGTGAAGAATGGCTATTAACTATACAGCCGCTCTTCAGCCACAAAATTATTTCGTCGGAAAGTGACTACTTTCTCGCTCTCGATTATAGAAAGTCCTGGTGA
- a CDS encoding exo-alpha-sialidase: MRPLLMICSLLVVFFAAWQSHPPHVLAPFAQGPKDSSPTAAAPQYSSRFVSSQLNDFVHSSSVTALPGGDLMAVWFAGSREGAADVQVRTARFDAKSAEWGPEQVLATRESTRDGTHRYIRKLGNPVIALAPDNRLWMFYVSVSVGGWATSAINVMVSDDLGTNWSAPRQLITSPFFNISTLVRAAPVFHADGSIGLPVYHEFMGKFAEYLYLSPDGAVVDKFRISRGKNSLQPTIVPQDGQRAIAMLRYAGETHHRVLASRTEDAGQTWSEPYPLEPSNPNSSLAAVSTEGDGLLVALNDLQDGRFKLSLYGTDAKLNQWRTVVELDQSPDPLGQPFSPEAYKEIIGEGFRASSGALRLPLEQRFLSNLDYRVCKPRGCDFEYEYPYFSRSPDGMYHLVYSWNNTFIKHVSFNEAWLSERL; encoded by the coding sequence ATGCGCCCGCTTTTAATGATCTGCAGTCTGCTGGTGGTGTTTTTCGCTGCCTGGCAAAGCCATCCGCCCCACGTATTGGCGCCGTTTGCCCAAGGCCCCAAGGACAGCTCGCCAACAGCGGCCGCCCCGCAATACAGCAGCCGCTTTGTCTCCTCGCAGCTCAATGACTTTGTGCATTCCTCCTCGGTCACCGCCCTGCCCGGCGGCGACCTGATGGCCGTGTGGTTTGCCGGGTCCCGCGAGGGCGCCGCCGATGTGCAGGTGCGCACCGCGCGCTTTGACGCGAAAAGTGCCGAGTGGGGCCCGGAGCAAGTATTGGCCACCCGCGAAAGCACGCGCGACGGCACGCACCGCTACATCCGCAAGCTGGGCAACCCGGTGATCGCCCTGGCACCGGACAATCGCCTGTGGATGTTCTACGTTTCGGTGTCGGTAGGCGGCTGGGCCACCAGCGCGATCAACGTGATGGTCTCGGATGACCTCGGGACGAACTGGTCGGCCCCTCGGCAACTGATCACCTCGCCTTTCTTCAATATCAGCACGCTGGTGCGCGCCGCACCGGTATTCCACGCTGACGGTTCCATCGGCCTGCCGGTGTACCACGAGTTCATGGGCAAATTCGCCGAGTACCTGTACTTGAGCCCCGACGGTGCGGTGGTCGACAAATTCCGTATCAGCCGTGGGAAGAACTCGCTGCAGCCGACCATCGTCCCGCAGGATGGCCAGCGCGCCATCGCCATGTTGCGTTACGCCGGCGAAACCCATCACCGAGTCCTCGCCAGTCGCACCGAAGACGCCGGCCAAACCTGGAGCGAGCCTTACCCATTGGAACCGTCCAATCCCAACTCCTCGCTGGCAGCCGTCAGCACTGAAGGCGACGGTTTGCTCGTGGCCCTCAACGACCTGCAGGACGGCCGCTTCAAGCTCAGCCTGTACGGCACCGATGCCAAGCTCAATCAGTGGCGCACCGTGGTGGAACTGGATCAATCCCCCGACCCCTTGGGCCAACCGTTCTCCCCCGAGGCCTACAAGGAAATCATCGGCGAAGGCTTCCGCGCCTCCAGCGGCGCCCTGCGCCTGCCGCTGGAACAACGCTTCCTCAGCAACCTGGACTACCGGGTGTGCAAGCCCCGTGGCTGCGATTTCGAATACGAGTACCCGTACTTCAGCCGCAGCCCGGACGGCATGTACCACCTGGTGTACTCGTGGAATAACACCTTTATCAAACATGTCAGCTTCAACGAAGCCTGGCTGTCGGAGCGCCTGTGA